In Myripristis murdjan chromosome 9, fMyrMur1.1, whole genome shotgun sequence, the following proteins share a genomic window:
- the LOC115365590 gene encoding natterin-3-like has translation MRWCVAVIVAVLQLCSPALLTDPLLYVSQQEEGPENPTKPWLNPKLEDVVPSLETSNPPEIQDIAESEMTLSSFPMFGDNINLKWVKWDGSLPDGAVAIFNGYTERTDYVCKVNCEAGFFTPSKGNFCQYPYADKEYASSKFEVLVNVDHFEFLEWVEDSYGSVPQHAVRTCPDVDIYVGKNKYGLGKVVTQHEAFFLPWEGDEYWYKSYQVLAINSDGYSQHISHVQYGIDQMELFHHPPETLQLAKVTNLECNSVAKTVRLEKTSTVEKTWDIGRETRNSSVSTMTAKVPILGPGNVEFTKEQTVSFSEGTTMVESISHSVSVELLVPPNHSCVVRMDGRKMTADIPFVGRLSRTNHNGETRWTSITGTYDGVRVGEINAVVERCQPVPDAVPCYNSED, from the exons ATGAGGTGGTGTGTTGCTGTCATTGTGGcagtgctgcagctctgcagcccAGCTCTGCTCACCGACCCGCTGCTCTACGTCTCCCAGCAGGAGGAGGGACCAGAAAACCCCACCA AGCCATGGCTGAACCCCAAGCTGGAAGATGTTGTTCCATCTCTGGAAACCAGCAACCCACCTGAAATTCAAGACATCGCAGAATCTGAGATGACTTTAAGCTCTTTCCCCATGTTTGGCGACAACATCAACCTCAAGTGGGTCAAGTGGGACGGCTCCCTTCCAGATGGCGCCGTCGCCATCTTCAATGGCTACACCGAACGCACTGACTACGTGTGCAAAGTCAACTGTGAGGCTGGATTCTTCACTCCTAGCAAAGGGAACTTCTGCCAGTACCCCTACGCTGACAAAGAGTACGCCTCCTCCAAGTTTGAAGTGCTCGTCAATGTGGACCACTTTGAGTTCCTGGAGTGGGTTGAAGATTCGTACGGGTCGGTTCCCCAGCATGCCGTCAGAACCTGCCCAGATGTGGACATCTACGTGGGCAAGAACAAATACGGGCTTGGTAAGGTTGTGACCCAACACGAGGCCTTCTTCCTGCCCTGGGAGGGTGACGAGTACTGGTACAAGTCCTACCAGGTCCTGGCTATCAACAGTGACGGCTACAGCCAGCACATCTCCCACGTGCAGTACGGCATCGACCAGATGGAGCTGTTCCACCACCCTCCAGAGACCCTGCAGCTCGCAAAGGTCACCAACTTGGAATGCAACAGCGTGGCGAAAACGGTAAGGCTGGAGAAGACCAGCACGGTGGAGAAGACCTGGGACATCGGCAGAGAAACCCGCAACAGCTCCGTGTCCACCATGACCGCCAAGGTGCCCATCCTCGGCCCGGGGAACGTTGAATTCACCAAGGAGCAGACGGTGAGCTTCTCAGAGGGGACGACCATGGTGGAGTCcatcagtcactcagtctcTGTGGAGCTCCTGGTGCCACCCAACCACTCCTGTGTCGTGAGGATGGACGGGAGGAAGATGACGGCTGACATCCCCTTCGTCGGCAGGCTGAGCCGAACCAACCACAACGGCGAGACCCGCTGGACGAGTATCACGGGCACCTACGACGGCGTGAGGGTCGGGGAGATCAACGCTGTGGTGGAGAGATGCCAGCCGGTCCCTGACGCCGTTCCCTGCTACAACAGTGAGGACTGA
- the LOC115365642 gene encoding natterin-3-like: MKLSVLVLLALLGLSSASLQDIVSKSSQYRKVSLLNPALGGRVPEVTSYGPVSGPLTPAEFEGQQDQPSSFMFGDNVNLQWLTWTGSLPNGAVAIYNGYTERTDYVCKYKCEAGFYNPSLGPYCRYPYGDQEYYAPEFEILTNKDNFEFLEWKEDSYGSVPQHAVRTCPGVGIYVGKNKYGLGKVVSEFEAFFLPWEGDEYWYKKYQVLTINRDAYSQHISDVKYAIDEVEIFQYPPETMRISGITNNECQSVVKTVTISKTTEVESTWNIGRSTMLGVTASITAKIPLIGSGGIELGGEKTLQFSRGTTMIEALSHSVSVELTVPPNHSCSVRMEGRKITADIPYTARLSRTYRNGETQWTSISGTYDGVQIGEVRAVVDRCEPVADAKPCP, encoded by the exons ATGAAGCTGTCAGTGTTGGTGCTTCTGGCCCTGCTGGGTCTGTCCTCAGCCAGTCTTCAGGACATTGTGAGCAAGAGCTCACAGTACAGAAAAG TGTCCCTCCTGAACCCAGCTCTAGGGGGCAGAGTCCCTGAAGTCACCAGTTATGGACCTGTTTCGGGGCCCCTGACCCCTGCTGAGTTTGAGGGCCAGCAGGACCAGCCTTCCTCCTTCATGTTTGGTGACAATGTCAACCTGCAATGGCTGACTTGGACCGGCTCCCTCCCCAACGGGGCTGTGGCCATCTACAACGGATACACCGAGCGCACCGACTACGTTTGCAAGTACAAGTGCGAAGCCGGCTTCTACAACCCCAGTCTGGGCCCTTACTGCCGCTACCCATATGGAGACCAAGAGTACTATGCCCCTGAATTCGAGATCCTGACCAACAAAGACAACTTTGAATTCCTTGAGTGGAAGGAGGATTCATACGGTTCAGTGCCCCAGCATGCAGTCAGGACCTGCCCAGGTGTGGGTATCTACGTAGGGAAGAACAAGTACGGCCTTGGGAAGGTGGTTTCTGAGTTCGAGGCCTTCTTCCTACCCTGGGAAGGTGATGAGTATTGGTACAAGAAGTACCAGGTCCTGACCATCAACAGGGACGCGTACAGCCAACACATTTCCGATGTCAAGTACGCCATCGATGAAGTCGAGATCTTCCAGTACCCTCCAGAGACCATGCGCATCTCCGGGATCACCAACAACGAGTGCCAGTCTGTTGTGAAGACCGTCACCATCTCCAAGACAACCGAGGTGGAGAGCACCTGGAACATTGGCCGATCCACCATGTTGGGTGTTACAGCTAGCATCACCGCCAAGATCCCTCTCATCGGCTCAGGGGGCATCGAGCTCGGTGGTGAGAAGACGCTGCAGTTCTCCAGGGGAACCACAATGATCGAGGCTCTCAGCCACTCCGTTTCCGTGGAGCTCACCGTTCCACCAAACCACTCCTGCAGTGTCCGCATGGAGGGACGTAAGATCACCGCCGACATCCCGTACACAGCACGTCTCAGCCGCACCTATCGCAACGGAGAGACCCAGTGGACGTCCATCTCCGGAACATACGACGGCGTCCAGATTGGAGAAGTCCGGGCCGTGGTGGATCGCTGCGAACCTGTAGCAGACGCCAAGCCATGTCCCTGA